The genomic interval CTGGTAATCCCGCCCCTGAGAAGGATAATTTAGTGATGCATCTGCCTGATCAGGATCAGGTATTCGTTGAATATACTGCCAATAATGAAACGGTTGATCAATGGTCAGAGTTATTGACCATCACAGTCGCTGTGTTTGCTAATACCGAGACGCCTCCTCTTGAGCGACTCAAGCAGGCATTAGCTGCACAAAAACCAAAAGGGTTGGTTTCTTCTGATGTGTCGATCAACCAGGCGCAGCAAAGCATAGAAGTGGCTTGGATTTTTGCCCCAGATGAAGCGACACCATCTTATGAAGTCAACAGCCAAGTCTTTTACCCAACCCCCTCATGTGGTGGTTATGTTTCGCTGGCTTATGCCAAAAAACTCGCTGCTGGTTCGAATGAGGCAACTGTTAAGGCTGCATCAGAAGAAGCCACGCGCATTGTGCAAAACCTGGATATCAAACAACCAGCGATTTGCAACCATCCTTAAAAAATGAGCTTTCAAGCAGATAGTGGCTTGATAACTTAGGCATAATGAAAGCTCAGGTTCTGCGCAATGTCCGGATGAAGGCTTTGCGCAACTGGGCAGGCGTGCGCTACCGCTTCTAATCGCTTACGGGTGGCCTCTGGATAATCGTGATTAATATAAAAGGCAATATCAACGGCGCTGATTCGTCGTGGGTTAGCCGACATGGTTTTGGTGACTTCAGCGCGAACGTCGCTAAACTCGATCCCCATCGACGCTGCTTTTAGTCCCATAATGGTCAGCATACAGCCGCCTAGGGCGCTGGCAACTAAATCGGTTGGCGAAAACGCCGCACCTTGACCACCATTATCAGTCGGTGCATCGGTACTGATCGTGGTATCACTTTGCAGATGGGTCATATCGGTGTGCAGATTGCCGGTGTAGTGAATAACGGCCGTTGTCATCATAGGTCTCCTAAAAAATGGGTGTTATCGGGATTAAGTCTAGCAAAGTGCGTCAGGATTGTCTTTCATCAGCTGGTGATGACTAGGATCATTCAGGCAATAAAAAAGCGCCCGAAGACGCTTTTTTACAGAAATTTGGTTTT from Suttonella sp. R2A3 carries:
- a CDS encoding OsmC family protein; translated protein: MMTTAVIHYTGNLHTDMTHLQSDTTISTDAPTDNGGQGAAFSPTDLVASALGGCMLTIMGLKAASMGIEFSDVRAEVTKTMSANPRRISAVDIAFYINHDYPEATRKRLEAVAHACPVAQSLHPDIAQNLSFHYA